In one Prosthecochloris aestuarii DSM 271 genomic region, the following are encoded:
- the tolQ gene encoding protein TolQ → MFESTGGIFSLVTDSGLVVLFVLAVLLLFSVLSWTIIIFKYGLIRKAMSESRDFLDYFFEVSSLDKVFGESERYRNGALARVFRAGYIEYRALSDRQDTRFCEERIARAIKREANAESSRLSRYVAFLATVGNTAPFIGLFGTVWGIMNSFQSIGLTQSASLATVAPGIAEALIATAAGLAAAIPSVIGFNYFSQQIALVERDLDDFSAEYVKSFVHELR, encoded by the coding sequence ATGTTTGAATCAACGGGAGGGATTTTTTCGCTTGTTACCGATTCCGGGCTGGTTGTCCTGTTTGTTCTGGCCGTCCTTCTGCTTTTTTCTGTATTATCCTGGACTATTATCATATTCAAGTACGGTTTGATCCGTAAGGCTATGAGCGAGTCGCGCGATTTTCTGGATTATTTTTTTGAGGTATCCAGTCTCGATAAGGTTTTTGGAGAGAGCGAACGCTATCGAAATGGTGCGCTTGCCAGGGTTTTCAGAGCCGGATATATAGAGTACAGAGCGTTGAGTGATCGTCAGGATACCAGATTTTGTGAGGAGCGCATTGCAAGGGCTATCAAACGCGAAGCAAACGCCGAAAGCAGTCGTTTGAGCCGTTATGTGGCTTTTTTGGCGACCGTTGGCAATACGGCGCCATTTATTGGTCTTTTCGGTACGGTATGGGGGATTATGAACTCATTCCAGAGCATCGGTCTTACGCAGTCAGCATCTCTGGCAACGGTCGCTCCTGGTATTGCTGAGGCCCTGATTGCTACCGCGGCTGGTCTTGCCGCTGCGATTCCTTCAGTGATCGGCTTTAACTATTTCAGTCAGCAGATCGCTCTTGTTGAAAGAGATCTGGATGATTTTTCAGCTGAATACGTAAAATCGTTTGTTCATGAACTCAGGTAA
- the ilvD gene encoding dihydroxy-acid dehydratase: MRSDTIKKGFEKAPHRSLLNATGAIRSQSDFKKPFIGICNSYNELIPGHTHLQELGRIAKEAIREAGGVPFEFNTIGVCDGIAMGHMGMRYSLASRELIADSVETVAQAHRLDGLVCIPNCDKITPGMMMGVLRINIPAVFVSGGPMKAGHTPSGKTVDLISVFEAVGQCSTGEISDEELRSIESNACPTCGSCSGMFTANSMNCLAEALGFALPGNGTILAVDQGRKELVKQASAVILDLVQNDIKPRDILSRKSMLNAFALDLAMGGSTNTILHTLAIANEAELEFDFSELNDLSARTPYICKVSPATPDVHIEDVDRAGGISAILHELSKIDGLLDLSTPTVTGKTLGENISGAEVRDRKVIRSVEEPYSPTGGLAVLYGNLAPDGAVVKTGAVSPSMMKHTGPARIFECQDDAIKGIMDGDVVKGDVVIIRYEGPKGGPGMPEMLSPTSAIMGRGLGDSVALITDGRFSGGSRGACVGHVSPEAAEKGPIAAVENGDLVTIDIPNRTISVDLSDEVIEQRQASLPVFEPKVKKGYLARYAHMVTSANTGAILKNPAINL, encoded by the coding sequence ATGAGATCCGATACCATAAAAAAAGGCTTTGAAAAAGCCCCGCACAGAAGCCTGCTGAATGCAACCGGCGCAATCAGAAGCCAGAGCGACTTCAAAAAGCCGTTCATAGGCATCTGCAACTCCTATAATGAACTGATTCCCGGCCACACCCATCTTCAGGAGCTGGGGCGCATCGCAAAAGAAGCGATCAGAGAAGCTGGCGGTGTTCCGTTTGAGTTCAATACCATAGGGGTCTGCGACGGCATTGCCATGGGACATATGGGCATGCGTTATTCGCTTGCCAGCCGGGAACTGATTGCCGACAGCGTCGAAACAGTCGCACAGGCGCACCGTCTCGACGGTCTTGTCTGTATACCTAATTGCGACAAGATAACCCCGGGAATGATGATGGGGGTCCTGCGCATCAACATTCCTGCTGTTTTCGTTTCCGGTGGCCCTATGAAAGCCGGCCACACGCCATCAGGAAAAACTGTCGATCTCATATCGGTCTTCGAGGCTGTCGGACAGTGCAGTACCGGTGAAATCAGCGATGAAGAGCTCAGGTCTATAGAGAGTAACGCATGCCCCACATGCGGCTCCTGCTCAGGCATGTTCACAGCAAACTCAATGAACTGTCTTGCCGAAGCGCTTGGCTTTGCGCTTCCTGGCAACGGCACCATTCTTGCGGTCGATCAAGGTCGGAAAGAACTGGTAAAACAGGCATCTGCAGTCATTCTCGATCTGGTACAGAACGATATTAAACCAAGGGATATCCTCTCGAGGAAATCAATGCTCAACGCCTTTGCACTCGATCTTGCAATGGGAGGAAGCACCAATACCATTCTTCATACACTGGCGATTGCCAATGAAGCGGAACTGGAGTTTGACTTTTCTGAACTCAACGATCTTTCTGCCAGGACACCCTATATCTGCAAGGTCAGCCCCGCAACTCCCGATGTCCATATCGAGGATGTCGACCGAGCAGGCGGCATCAGCGCAATTCTGCATGAACTGTCAAAAATCGACGGCTTGCTGGACCTCTCGACACCAACCGTTACGGGAAAAACCCTTGGAGAAAATATCAGCGGAGCCGAAGTCAGAGACAGAAAAGTCATCCGTTCGGTCGAAGAACCTTACTCTCCTACCGGTGGCCTGGCAGTCCTGTATGGAAATCTTGCCCCAGACGGCGCTGTTGTCAAAACAGGGGCCGTCAGCCCGTCGATGATGAAACATACCGGCCCGGCAAGGATCTTCGAATGCCAGGATGATGCCATCAAAGGCATTATGGACGGCGATGTCGTCAAGGGAGATGTGGTTATCATCCGCTATGAAGGCCCCAAGGGGGGACCTGGTATGCCGGAAATGCTCTCGCCAACAAGCGCAATCATGGGCAGAGGGCTTGGCGACAGCGTCGCACTGATTACTGACGGCAGGTTCTCGGGAGGCTCCCGCGGAGCCTGTGTAGGTCATGTTTCTCCCGAAGCAGCAGAAAAAGGCCCAATAGCCGCTGTAGAAAACGGCGATCTGGTTACCATAGATATTCCAAACCGGACTATCTCGGTCGATCTCTCAGACGAGGTCATCGAACAGCGTCAGGCCAGTCTGCCAGTCTTTGAACCTAAAGTTAAAAAAGGATATCTGGCCCGCTACGCGCACATGGTGACGTCAGCAAATACAGGGGCGATACTCAAAAATCCAGCTATTAATCTTTAA
- a CDS encoding DUF92 domain-containing protein has translation MLRLQPSVAGDVSVFFLVLGVILLVLLFGEILVRRFSSNAFIIRKVLHLSLGVLGFCMPFLFYGNRYPLLLAAFFLVFNLISFRSVLFRVLHDRQRDDEEAMLPGYGPVLVPLVFVVQALFFWGDARWIMQTGMLVMGVGDAMAALVGSSLRGRHIEKLTKSRKTVEGSLAMLATSFVLLACSLFFFRSGFSGSLGAVSTIELLALAFLLSLLVTAVEAILSYGLDNLFIPVSIAYILYLLSTNPAVDVNGFLLGGLFAFLLSILSLKLKFLDNSGATATFLLGTTIFGIGGLEWTVPLLTFYILSSVLSKLGTKKKARFDLVFEKGSQRDAGQVFANGGIAWLIMIAYSLSGDPGFYFAYLGTLAAVQSDTWATEIGTMWSNPKARLITTMQEVPVGTSGGVSIPGTLGAFTGALLICASAIIMQIEWLYQFGILQSFLLIGFSGLLASLVDSFFGATIQAQYYDPVREKVTERTHSYNKDGTLVQNKLIKGYHRVNNDLVNTLCALSGSAMAYVFFRQL, from the coding sequence ATGTTACGCCTGCAGCCCTCTGTAGCGGGAGATGTCTCGGTTTTTTTCCTTGTACTGGGCGTTATTCTGCTCGTCCTGCTGTTTGGTGAAATCCTTGTCCGACGGTTTTCTTCCAATGCTTTTATTATTCGAAAGGTTCTGCATCTCAGCCTCGGTGTGCTGGGTTTTTGTATGCCTTTCCTGTTTTACGGAAATAGGTATCCTCTGCTTCTCGCTGCGTTTTTTCTTGTTTTCAATCTGATCAGTTTCCGCTCGGTTTTGTTTCGAGTGCTTCACGATCGGCAACGGGATGACGAAGAGGCTATGCTGCCGGGGTACGGGCCTGTTCTGGTGCCTCTTGTCTTTGTTGTTCAGGCGCTCTTTTTCTGGGGCGATGCCCGCTGGATCATGCAGACAGGTATGCTGGTTATGGGGGTTGGCGATGCAATGGCTGCGCTGGTCGGGTCGTCGCTGAGGGGGCGTCATATCGAGAAACTGACGAAGAGCCGTAAAACAGTCGAGGGATCGCTTGCCATGCTGGCGACATCCTTTGTGCTGCTGGCGTGTTCCCTGTTCTTTTTTCGTTCCGGGTTCAGCGGTTCGTTGGGTGCTGTATCGACCATCGAGCTTCTTGCTTTGGCTTTTCTGCTCTCTTTGCTTGTCACAGCGGTAGAGGCAATTCTTTCCTATGGTCTGGATAACCTGTTTATTCCTGTATCGATTGCCTATATTCTTTACCTGTTGTCTACGAATCCTGCTGTTGATGTCAACGGGTTTCTGTTAGGAGGTCTTTTTGCTTTTCTGCTGTCAATCCTGTCGCTCAAACTGAAATTTCTCGATAACAGCGGTGCAACGGCAACGTTTCTTCTTGGGACGACTATTTTCGGGATCGGCGGGCTTGAGTGGACAGTCCCTCTGCTGACGTTTTACATTTTGTCATCGGTACTCTCCAAACTTGGAACGAAAAAAAAAGCAAGATTCGATCTGGTTTTCGAGAAGGGCTCTCAGCGCGACGCGGGGCAGGTCTTTGCTAACGGAGGGATAGCATGGCTGATCATGATAGCCTATTCTCTTAGCGGCGACCCCGGTTTTTACTTTGCTTATCTGGGGACTCTCGCTGCGGTTCAGTCCGATACATGGGCTACCGAAATCGGTACGATGTGGTCAAACCCCAAAGCCAGACTTATCACGACCATGCAAGAGGTTCCTGTTGGAACCTCCGGCGGTGTTTCGATTCCGGGTACACTTGGCGCATTTACCGGGGCTTTGCTTATTTGCGCCAGTGCCATTATCATGCAGATAGAGTGGCTTTATCAGTTTGGTATTCTTCAGTCTTTCCTGCTGATCGGGTTTTCCGGACTCCTTGCAAGCCTGGTTGACAGTTTTTTCGGGGCGACCATTCAGGCACAGTATTACGATCCTGTGAGGGAAAAAGTGACTGAACGTACTCACAGCTATAATAAAGATGGAACTCTTGTGCAGAATAAATTGATTAAAGGTTATCATAGAGTAAACAATGATCTGGTCAATACGCTTTGTGCTCTTTCAGGGTCTGCAATGGCATATGTGTTTTTCCGGCAGCTCTGA